A stretch of Aedes aegypti strain LVP_AGWG chromosome 2, AaegL5.0 Primary Assembly, whole genome shotgun sequence DNA encodes these proteins:
- the LOC5568131 gene encoding troponin C isoform X3 has product MEKVELSKDQLKVLKEAFDAFDKDKTGSIPTDVVGTILELLGHTLSEEELEDVIDEYDEDESGQLEFNEFVQLASNYVEPEEDYDALRKELREVFMMYDKEAKGFIPVDSFKQILRELDGAVPEEELDDIVDEIDADGSGTVDFEEFMEVMTGE; this is encoded by the exons TGCTGAAGGAAGCTTTCGATGCATTCGATAAGGACAAGACGGGCAGCATTCCCACCGATGTCGTCGGCACCATTCTGGAGCTGCTGGGCCACACACTATCAGAGGAAGAACTAGAGGATGTGATCGACGAATACGACGAGGACGAATCCGGCCAGCTGGAGTTCAACGAGTTTGTGCAACTGGCGTCGAACTACGTGGAACCAGAGGAGGACTACGACGCGTTACGGAAAGAACTCCGAGAGGTGTTCATGATGTACGATAAGGAAG CCAAGGGCTTCATTCCAGTAGATtcattcaaacaaattctcCGGGAGTTAGACGGCGCCGTGCCCGAGGAAGAACTGGACGACATTGTAGATGAAATTGATGCTGACGGTTCAGGAACGGTTGACTTTGAAG AATTCATGGAGGTTATGACAGGTGAATAA
- the LOC5568131 gene encoding troponin C isoform X4 codes for MEKVELSKDQLKVLKEAFDAFDKDKTGSIPTDVVGTILELLGHTLSEEELEDVIDEYDEDESGQLEFNEFVQLASNYVEPEEDYDALRKELREVFMMYDKEAKGFIPVDSFKQILRELDGAVPEEELDDIVDEIDADGSGTVDFEEFMEVMTG; via the exons TGCTGAAGGAAGCTTTCGATGCATTCGATAAGGACAAGACGGGCAGCATTCCCACCGATGTCGTCGGCACCATTCTGGAGCTGCTGGGCCACACACTATCAGAGGAAGAACTAGAGGATGTGATCGACGAATACGACGAGGACGAATCCGGCCAGCTGGAGTTCAACGAGTTTGTGCAACTGGCGTCGAACTACGTGGAACCAGAGGAGGACTACGACGCGTTACGGAAAGAACTCCGAGAGGTGTTCATGATGTACGATAAGGAAG CCAAGGGCTTCATTCCAGTAGATtcattcaaacaaattctcCGGGAGTTAGACGGCGCCGTGCCCGAGGAAGAACTGGACGACATTGTAGATGAAATTGATGCTGACGGTTCAGGAACGGTTGACTTTGAAG AATTCATGGAGGTTATGACAG